In one Moritella sp. 5 genomic region, the following are encoded:
- a CDS encoding efflux RND transporter periplasmic adaptor subunit has translation MKGILATTVITSLLLSGCSEEQVVIPEPDSRPVKLQAVDVGIKDTFRTFPGVVEADDKAVLAFRVSGLLFSVDANPGDNVVKGQKLASLSQDEFLLQVEQAQANYELASVQFKRDAKLRKTNVVSELAYDTSKAKRNQAQAALSKQESNLGYATLVAPYDGTLSLSLKENHEYVMAKEPVMHIQRAGIINVTFQLPEQLLTRFNNEYSRNPTVIFDTIPGEAFPAQFKEIDTEANATNSSYKVTLFMDRPEGKNILPGMAGSVRIALPKGSVGSISPQALMKKGGSYFVWQVDDQGIVHKREIELDENRRVTKGLNDGDNVAISGVNQLREGQKVRPWVKERGL, from the coding sequence ATGAAGGGAATTTTAGCAACTACAGTTATTACCAGTTTGCTATTATCTGGCTGCAGTGAGGAACAGGTTGTAATACCTGAACCAGACTCCCGGCCTGTTAAGTTACAAGCGGTTGATGTCGGTATTAAAGATACATTTCGTACCTTTCCTGGGGTGGTTGAAGCCGACGACAAAGCGGTACTTGCATTCCGTGTTTCAGGTCTTTTATTCTCGGTTGATGCCAACCCCGGCGACAATGTTGTGAAAGGGCAAAAGCTTGCTAGTTTGAGCCAAGATGAGTTTTTATTACAAGTCGAACAGGCACAGGCAAATTATGAATTGGCTTCGGTACAGTTTAAACGTGATGCTAAATTGCGTAAAACCAATGTTGTTTCTGAATTAGCATACGATACTTCTAAGGCTAAGCGAAACCAAGCGCAAGCGGCGTTAAGCAAGCAAGAATCCAATCTCGGTTATGCGACCTTGGTAGCCCCTTATGATGGTACTTTATCCTTATCCTTAAAGGAAAATCATGAATATGTAATGGCGAAAGAACCTGTGATGCATATTCAGCGTGCGGGTATTATCAATGTAACATTCCAATTGCCTGAACAACTACTTACGCGTTTCAATAATGAATATAGTCGTAACCCTACCGTTATTTTCGATACTATCCCGGGCGAAGCATTTCCTGCTCAATTTAAAGAAATTGATACCGAAGCAAATGCAACAAATTCCAGTTATAAAGTAACCTTGTTTATGGATCGCCCTGAAGGCAAGAACATTTTACCTGGAATGGCTGGTTCAGTCCGTATTGCGCTTCCAAAAGGCAGTGTTGGTAGTATTTCACCACAAGCGTTAATGAAAAAGGGTGGTTCATATTTTGTATGGCAGGTTGATGATCAAGGTATTGTTCACAAGCGTGAAATCGAATTAGATGAAAACAGGCGTGTTACGAAGGGATTGAACGATGGTGATAACGTTGCGATCTCGGGTGTAAATCAATTGCGCGAAGGTCAGAAAGTGAGACCGTGGGTCAAGGAACGAGGACTGTAA
- a CDS encoding type II secretion system protein: protein MENNNGFTLIELVIVIIVLGVLAVTVIPKFIHMKHDATSAVVQSASATLKAAIGLVNVRKEIDGSETSVNYNGNTVTLVAGNPKPDARQMRYFLNMDLPSSIWTPNWLTVPCDDSAFCILGNRSYMNEPVIDGVTSGHVVFFWPNGHVLGSCFAYYANLEIEGSQPVIGFEDSGC, encoded by the coding sequence ATGGAAAACAATAACGGTTTTACATTAATTGAATTAGTCATAGTGATCATCGTTTTAGGTGTTCTAGCCGTGACAGTCATCCCTAAATTTATTCATATGAAGCACGATGCAACGAGTGCCGTTGTGCAGAGCGCCAGTGCGACGTTGAAAGCGGCAATAGGCTTGGTTAATGTGCGTAAAGAAATTGACGGGTCAGAAACGAGTGTTAATTATAATGGTAATACGGTCACATTAGTGGCTGGTAATCCTAAGCCAGATGCAAGACAGATGCGCTATTTTTTGAATATGGATTTACCGAGTTCAATATGGACTCCAAATTGGTTAACTGTACCTTGTGATGATTCTGCATTTTGTATTCTTGGTAATCGTAGTTATATGAATGAACCGGTTATTGATGGCGTTACATCTGGGCATGTTGTTTTCTTTTGGCCAAATGGACATGTACTTGGAAGTTGCTTTGCCTACTACGCTAATTTAGAAATTGAAGGTTCTCAGCCTGTTATTGGTTTCGAAGATTCGGGCTGTTAG